Proteins encoded within one genomic window of Chlorobaculum sp. MV4-Y:
- the lpxB gene encoding lipid-A-disaccharide synthase, with product MMQSTQTMPRKKLFVLAGEVSGDLHAVGPVRELLAARPDTKVFGVGGRKLAELGAELLYTTDQMSIMGFVEVLKHASFLRKVIRELKAAIVREKPDAALLIDYPGMNLHIAAFLKKQGIPVIYYISPQVWAWKERRVEKIRACVDRLLVIFDFEVEFYRRHGIEAEFVGNPVVEELAELEFPPKPEFLARMGIDPAVRTVGLLPGSRKQEIEKIFPEMLGAAKRIGEQGKTVFLLGRSPHIDPALYERHLREAGIEPLDCTSYEVMQYSDLELVTSGTATLESLCFAVPMVVLYKTSPLNYFIGKRLVKLHNIALANIVACGLLSEKQTVPELIQHEANAGNISRKALEILCDDVVLSSMRRELREARARLSSDLPSRHVATVLLEYL from the coding sequence ATGATGCAATCAACGCAGACGATGCCCCGGAAGAAGCTTTTCGTTCTGGCTGGAGAGGTTTCCGGCGACCTTCATGCGGTGGGTCCCGTGCGCGAGCTGCTCGCAGCCCGGCCTGATACGAAAGTGTTCGGCGTGGGCGGGCGAAAGCTCGCCGAACTCGGTGCGGAGCTGCTTTATACCACTGACCAGATGAGCATCATGGGTTTCGTGGAGGTGCTCAAACACGCGTCGTTTCTGCGCAAGGTGATCCGTGAACTCAAAGCGGCCATCGTGCGGGAAAAGCCCGATGCGGCGCTGCTGATCGACTATCCCGGCATGAACCTGCACATCGCGGCGTTTCTGAAGAAGCAGGGCATTCCAGTGATCTACTACATCTCGCCACAGGTTTGGGCCTGGAAGGAGCGGCGGGTCGAGAAGATTCGTGCCTGCGTTGACCGGTTGCTGGTGATTTTCGACTTCGAGGTGGAGTTTTACCGTCGCCACGGCATCGAAGCGGAGTTTGTCGGCAATCCGGTCGTCGAGGAGCTGGCGGAGCTGGAGTTTCCGCCAAAGCCGGAGTTCCTCGCGCGGATGGGCATCGATCCAGCCGTCCGCACCGTCGGGCTGCTGCCGGGCAGCCGTAAGCAGGAGATCGAGAAGATTTTTCCCGAAATGCTCGGCGCGGCAAAACGCATCGGCGAGCAGGGCAAGACGGTTTTCCTGCTCGGCAGGTCGCCGCATATCGATCCGGCGCTCTACGAGCGGCACCTCCGCGAGGCGGGCATCGAGCCGCTCGACTGCACGTCGTACGAAGTAATGCAGTACAGTGATCTGGAGCTGGTCACCTCCGGTACGGCGACGCTCGAATCGCTCTGCTTCGCCGTGCCGATGGTGGTGCTCTACAAAACCTCGCCGCTGAACTACTTCATCGGCAAGCGGCTGGTGAAGCTCCACAACATTGCGCTCGCCAACATCGTTGCCTGCGGATTGCTGTCGGAAAAACAGACCGTGCCGGAGCTGATCCAGCACGAGGCCAACGCCGGAAACATTAGCCGTAAAGCGCTGGAAATTCTTTGTGATGACGTCGTATTGTCGTCGATGCGGCGAGAACTCAGGGAGGCGCGTGCGCGGCTCTCCTCCGATTTGCCCTCACGCCATGTGGCCACCGTGCTGCTTGAATATTTATGA
- a CDS encoding FAD-dependent oxidoreductase → MKSVNLTIDGRNVQAAPGQTILEAARDNGIRIPTLCFHKEIEATGSCWICIVELKGKNRFIPSCSTKVSEGMVVETRNAELDSMRRQSLERLLARHCGDCLAPCELACPAGCDIPGFVAAIAKGNDREAIDIIRQTIPLPGILGRVCPAPCEEACRRHGVDEPVSICALKRFAADREMAYGSELPERKPVSGKRVAIVGAGPAGLTAAWFLLIGGHEVTILDANEKAGGMMRYGIPKFRLPEAVIDADIEPLVKMGVNFRFSTVFGKDAVLAELQKEHDAVLLTIGASQASKLGIPGEELDGVQSGIGFLADVADGTAAAPGKSVIVIGGGNTSIDAARTALRLGADSVTILYRRGREEMPANRLEIEEAVAERVELRLLTAPVAIEKSEDGLVVTAVKMQLGEPDASGRRRPVPVAGSEFTLRADTVISATGQQVDLPAEAASGVGTERNGKVKVNDGSMLTGAAGVFAAGDCVSGPDLAIEAVRQGRLAAEAINRFLNGGDPAATGAAMFNSSYGARDKAPHQFYDRARPAARVAVPELEAESRRRSFEEAVTGYNPEQAREEAKRCLRCRCQAVDNCRLRNLATAFGVATPATEETHEYFSIDRSGNIRFEREKCVDCGVCIRTMESVSADAVSIREELIDHCPTGAISR, encoded by the coding sequence ATGAAATCTGTCAACCTCACCATCGATGGCCGCAACGTGCAGGCGGCTCCGGGACAGACCATCCTCGAAGCGGCTCGCGACAACGGCATCCGCATCCCGACGCTCTGCTTCCACAAAGAGATCGAAGCGACCGGCTCGTGCTGGATATGCATCGTCGAGCTCAAGGGCAAGAACCGCTTCATCCCCTCGTGCAGCACGAAGGTAAGCGAAGGCATGGTGGTCGAAACGCGCAATGCCGAGCTTGACTCGATGCGCCGACAGAGCCTCGAACGGCTCCTCGCCCGGCACTGCGGCGACTGCCTCGCGCCATGCGAGCTGGCCTGCCCGGCAGGTTGCGACATTCCCGGATTCGTCGCGGCCATCGCCAAAGGCAACGACCGCGAGGCCATCGACATTATCCGCCAGACCATCCCGCTGCCGGGCATTCTTGGGCGTGTCTGCCCCGCTCCGTGCGAAGAGGCGTGCCGCCGCCACGGCGTGGACGAGCCGGTTTCGATTTGCGCCCTCAAGCGCTTCGCCGCCGACCGGGAGATGGCCTACGGATCGGAACTTCCGGAGCGCAAACCGGTCTCCGGCAAGCGCGTGGCCATCGTCGGCGCTGGCCCGGCGGGACTCACTGCTGCGTGGTTCCTCTTGATCGGCGGGCACGAGGTGACGATTTTGGATGCGAACGAAAAAGCGGGCGGCATGATGCGCTACGGCATCCCGAAATTCCGTCTGCCCGAAGCAGTGATCGACGCCGACATCGAGCCGCTGGTAAAAATGGGTGTGAACTTCCGCTTCTCGACCGTGTTCGGGAAAGATGCTGTACTGGCGGAGTTGCAGAAGGAGCACGACGCCGTGCTGCTCACCATCGGCGCAAGCCAAGCCTCGAAACTCGGCATTCCGGGCGAGGAGCTTGACGGCGTACAGAGCGGCATCGGGTTTCTTGCCGACGTTGCGGACGGAACCGCCGCCGCGCCCGGCAAGTCGGTGATCGTCATCGGCGGCGGCAACACATCCATCGATGCGGCGCGAACCGCCCTGCGACTTGGAGCTGATTCGGTGACGATTCTCTACCGCCGCGGACGCGAGGAGATGCCCGCCAACCGCCTCGAAATCGAAGAAGCGGTCGCCGAAAGGGTCGAGCTTCGTTTGCTCACCGCGCCGGTTGCAATTGAAAAAAGTGAGGATGGCCTCGTCGTCACGGCGGTGAAGATGCAGCTCGGCGAACCGGACGCGAGTGGCCGCCGTCGTCCGGTTCCCGTCGCCGGTTCGGAGTTCACGCTCCGGGCCGACACGGTCATTTCGGCCACCGGCCAGCAGGTTGACCTCCCGGCTGAAGCGGCGTCGGGCGTCGGCACTGAGCGCAACGGCAAGGTCAAAGTCAATGATGGATCGATGCTCACCGGCGCGGCGGGCGTCTTCGCGGCGGGCGACTGCGTCAGTGGCCCCGATCTGGCCATCGAAGCTGTCCGGCAGGGCCGCCTGGCTGCCGAGGCCATCAACCGCTTCCTGAACGGCGGCGATCCGGCAGCGACGGGAGCGGCGATGTTCAACTCATCGTACGGAGCGCGAGACAAGGCCCCGCACCAGTTCTACGACCGGGCGAGGCCTGCGGCGCGAGTGGCCGTACCGGAGCTTGAGGCGGAATCGAGACGCAGAAGCTTCGAGGAGGCGGTGACGGGGTACAATCCGGAACAGGCCCGCGAGGAGGCCAAGCGCTGCCTGCGCTGCCGCTGCCAGGCGGTTGACAATTGCCGCCTGCGGAACCTCGCCACAGCGTTCGGCGTGGCGACTCCGGCCACCGAAGAGACGCACGAATACTTCAGCATCGACCGATCGGGCAACATACGGTTCGAGCGGGAGAAGTGCGTCGATTGCGGCGTCTGCATCCGCACGATGGAGTCGGTTTCGGCAGATGCAGTCTCGATCCGGGAAGAGCTGATCGATCACTGCCCGACCGGAGCGATCAGCAGATAA
- a CDS encoding phosphoglucomutase/phosphomannomutase family protein, which translates to MQVKFGTDGWRAIIAKEYTYDNLKLAALASGKYFLSHPDKSNGVCVGYDTRFMSKEFARFTAEVLSSIGLKVFLSNSFVSTPAVSFYTREHKLAGGVMITASHNPPIYNGFKVKASYGGPAHPEVIDEIEKNLPGIDPATPVKPAENLITMTDIKSEYIAYLESKLDLKLIRESGLKIAHNAMYGAGQDIVTRLLDESMVNCYHCSLNPGFDGINPEPIPQYIADFVEFFKEVETDVAIINDGDADRIGMLDEKGEFVDSHKLFAIVLKYLVEQKGQRGEVAKTFALTDIIDRICQKHDLKMHLLPVGFKYVSRLMTTNDILIGGEESGGIGITSFLPERDGVYTGLLMLEIMARRQKTLTGLVEELYDEYGFFSYNRLDMRVAESKKAAIIEAASEGKLKSIAGYPVTGFNDLDGFKYHFEGGWLLIRASGTEPVLRIYCEADSTEKVEKVLAFASKLA; encoded by the coding sequence ATGCAAGTCAAATTCGGAACCGATGGATGGAGGGCAATTATAGCCAAAGAATACACTTACGACAATCTCAAGCTGGCTGCTCTCGCTTCCGGTAAATATTTTCTCTCGCATCCGGACAAGTCCAACGGCGTCTGCGTCGGTTACGACACGCGCTTCATGTCGAAGGAGTTCGCCCGTTTCACAGCGGAAGTGCTCTCGTCGATAGGCCTCAAGGTATTCCTCTCCAACAGCTTTGTCTCCACACCGGCGGTTTCATTCTACACCAGGGAACACAAACTCGCTGGTGGCGTCATGATCACCGCCTCGCACAATCCGCCGATCTACAACGGCTTCAAGGTCAAGGCCTCCTACGGCGGGCCGGCACACCCGGAAGTGATCGACGAAATCGAGAAAAATCTGCCCGGCATCGATCCCGCAACACCGGTAAAACCAGCGGAAAACCTGATCACCATGACCGACATCAAGTCGGAATATATTGCCTATCTCGAATCGAAGCTCGACCTGAAGCTGATCCGCGAGTCGGGACTGAAGATCGCTCACAACGCCATGTACGGCGCGGGTCAGGACATCGTCACCCGGTTGCTCGACGAATCGATGGTCAACTGCTACCACTGCTCGCTCAATCCGGGCTTCGACGGCATCAATCCCGAACCGATTCCGCAATACATCGCTGATTTCGTGGAGTTCTTCAAGGAGGTCGAGACCGACGTAGCCATCATCAACGACGGCGACGCCGACCGCATCGGCATGCTCGACGAGAAGGGAGAATTTGTCGATTCGCACAAACTGTTCGCCATCGTCCTCAAATACCTTGTCGAACAGAAAGGCCAGCGTGGTGAGGTGGCCAAAACCTTTGCCCTGACCGACATTATCGACAGAATCTGCCAGAAACATGATTTGAAAATGCACCTGTTGCCGGTCGGCTTCAAATATGTCAGCCGCCTGATGACCACCAACGACATTCTCATCGGTGGTGAAGAGTCCGGCGGCATCGGCATCACCTCGTTCCTGCCCGAGCGGGACGGCGTCTATACCGGCCTGTTGATGCTTGAAATCATGGCGCGACGGCAGAAAACGCTGACCGGTCTGGTCGAAGAGCTGTACGACGAGTATGGATTTTTCAGCTACAACCGTCTCGACATGAGGGTCGCAGAATCGAAGAAAGCGGCCATCATCGAAGCAGCGTCGGAAGGCAAGCTGAAGAGCATCGCCGGTTATCCGGTCACCGGCTTCAACGATCTTGACGGCTTCAAATACCATTTCGAGGGAGGCTGGCTGCTCATCAGGGCCTCGGGCACCGAACCGGTGCTCCGGATCTATTGTGAGGCCGATTCAACCGAAAAAGTCGAAAAAGTACTCGCGTTCGCATCGAAACTCGCTTAA